One segment of Kwoniella pini CBS 10737 chromosome 9, complete sequence DNA contains the following:
- a CDS encoding mannose-1-phosphate guanyltransferase, with amino-acid sequence MKINTTIRLRPLTLSWPKPLVEFCNKAMILHQIEALVKAGVKDIVLAVNYRPEVMVSVLKKTEEEFGINIHFSVETEPLGTAGPLALARDILGKDDTPFFVLNSDVTCVYPFEAFRDFHAAHGAEGSIMVTKVAEPSAYGVVVTKPGSTVIDRFVEKPVEFVGNRINAGIYIFNPSVLNRIKLEPTSIEKDTFPAIAADQQLHSFDLPGFWMDVGQPKDYLSGTCLYLSHLTSTHSPLLTDPKTNKWVYGGNVLVDPSAEIDPTAVIGPNVVIGPDAKIGPGVRLQRCVILSNAVVRDHAWIANSIIGWNSNVGRWTRVENITVLGDDVTIKDELYVNGASVLPHKSISTSITEPRIVMCKCNFSI; translated from the exons atgaagataa ACACCACAATCAG ACTTAGACCTCTGACT CTATCATGGCCTAAACCTCTGGTGGAGTTTTGTAATAAG GCGATGAT CTTACATCAAATTGAAGCCCTTGTCAAG GCCGGTGTAAAAGATATCGTACTTGCTGTCAATTACAGACCAGAAGTAATGGTATCTGTGCTTAAAAAGACAGAAGAGGAATTCGGTATCAACATTCATTTCTCGGTGGAGACAGAACCTTTAGGTACAG CCGGTCCCCTTGCTCTCGCTCGAGATATTCttggtaaagatgatacACCATTCTTTGTCTTGAATTCTGATGTCACTTGTGTCTACCCCTTCGAGGCATTCAG GGACTTCCACGCTGCTCACGGCGCTGAGGGTTCGATCATGGTCACCAAAGTAGCCGAACCCTCAGCATACGGTGTAGTGGTCACCAAACCCGGATCTACAGTCATCGACCGATTTGTGGAGAAACCCGTGGAATTCGTCGGCAACAGGATTAACGCTGGtatctacatcttcaaccCTAGCGTGTTGAATAggatcaag CTCGAACCCACCTCAATCGAGAAAGACACTTTCCCTGCCATCGCTGCTGATCAACAATTACATTCGTTCGACCTTCCTGGATTCTGGATGGATGTTGGTCAACCCAAGGATTACTTGTCTG GAACATGTCTTTACCTCTCGCACCTCACATCTACACACTCCCCTCTGCTCACGGATCCCAAAACGAACAAATGGGTATACGGCGGTAACGTCTTAGTAGATCCT TCCGCAGAAATTGACCCAACCGCTGTTATCGGTCCTAACGTAGTTATTGGTCCAGATGCTAAGATCGGACCAGGAGTACGATTACAACGATGTGTAATTCTTTCAAACGCTGTTGTCAGGGATCATGCATGGATCGCAAACTCTATTATCGGGTGGAATTCTAATGTTGGACGATGG ACACGAGTTGAGAATATTACCGTACTTGGTGACGACGTGACAATTAAGGATGAATTATACGTTAATGGTGCTTCCGTCTTACCTCATAAGAGT ATTTCAACATCTATTACTGAACCTCGAATTGTCATGTGTAAGTGCAATTTCTCAATATAG
- a CDS encoding 40S ribosomal protein eS4, translating to MLDKLGGTYAPRPSPGPHKLRESLPLTVFLRNRLKYALTGREVTAIVKQRLIKVDGKVRTDETYPAGFMDVITIEKSGEHFRLLYDIKGRFTIHRITPEEATFKLLKVKKHQLGAKGVPYLVSHDGRTIRYPDPAIKVNDTVKFDFVQNKIVDHIKFEPGNVVMVTGGRNMGRSGVIVHKERHLGGFDIVHVKDVLDRTFATRLSNIFVIGEGAKAQVSLPKGKGVKLSIAEERDQRRRQRAQDA from the exons ATGCTCGACAAGTTGGGCGGGACCTAC GCTCCTCGCCCTTCTCCCGGTCCTCACAAGCTCAGAGAATCACTTCCCCTCACTGTTTTCCTTAGAAATCGATTGAAGTACGCTTTAACTGGTAGAGAGGTTACAGCTATTGTTAAACAAAGACTCATCAAAGTCGACGGAAAAGTTAGAACTGATGAGACTTACCCTGCTGGTTTCATGG ATGTTATCACCATTGAGAAATCCGGTGAACACTTCAGACTTCTTTATGACATCAAAGGTCGATTCACCATTCACAGAATCACCCCAGAGGAAGCTACTTTCAAATTACTTAAAGTAAAGAAGCATCAACTCGGTGCTAAAGGTGTACCTTACCTTGTTTCTCACGATGGACGAACCATTCGATACCCTGATCCAGCAATCAAAGTTAACGACACTGTTAAATTTGACTTTGTCCAAAACAAAATTGTTGATCACATCAAATTCGAACCAGGAAACGTAGTTATGGTTACTGGTGGTAGAAACATGGGAAGATCAGGTGTCATCGTACACAAGGAAAGACATTTAGGTGGTTTCGATATCGTTCACGTTAAAGATGTTTTGGACAGAACTTTCGCTACCAG ACTCTCTAACATTTTCGTTATTGGTGAAGGTGCTAAAGCTCAAGTATCATTACCTAAGGGTAAGGGTGTTAAGCTTTCTATCGCCGAAGAGAGAGATCAAAGACGAAGACAAAGAGCTCAAGACGCATAA